From the Hymenobacter yonginensis genome, one window contains:
- the miaA gene encoding tRNA (adenosine(37)-N6)-dimethylallyltransferase MiaA, with protein MSVLSDLIATLELQLAAAPGPTLVVVAGPTAVGKTALSVQLAQHFRTEIVSADSRQFFREMSIGTAKPTPAEMQDVPHHFIDSHSITEDYSAGRFEADALQVLGELFGRHQVVVLTGGSGLYLQALTDGLDELPTSNPALRAQLQQELATTGLAPLVAELARLDPVAHARIDRQNHQRVLRAVEVCRATGQPFSSFQTGRTVASRPFRIIKTALTREREVLYARINQRVDEMLAAGLLAEVESLLPFRHHNALQTVGYQEIFGYLDGLYDWEEAVRLLKRNTRHYAKRQLTWLRRDAEYQWVELLNG; from the coding sequence ATGAGTGTTCTTTCTGATCTGATAGCCACGCTGGAGTTGCAGTTGGCCGCCGCCCCCGGCCCTACGCTGGTGGTGGTGGCCGGCCCCACCGCCGTGGGCAAAACGGCCCTCAGCGTGCAGCTGGCCCAGCATTTCCGCACCGAAATCGTGTCGGCCGACTCGCGGCAGTTTTTCCGGGAGATGAGCATCGGCACGGCCAAGCCCACGCCTGCCGAGATGCAGGACGTGCCGCACCACTTCATCGACTCGCACAGCATCACGGAAGACTACAGCGCCGGCCGCTTCGAGGCCGATGCGCTGCAAGTGCTGGGCGAGCTGTTTGGCCGCCACCAGGTGGTGGTGCTCACGGGCGGCTCCGGCCTCTACCTGCAGGCCCTCACCGATGGCCTCGACGAGCTGCCAACCTCCAACCCGGCTTTGCGCGCCCAACTGCAGCAGGAGCTGGCCACCACCGGCCTCGCGCCGCTGGTAGCAGAGCTGGCCCGCCTCGATCCCGTGGCCCACGCCCGCATCGACAGGCAAAACCACCAGCGCGTGCTGCGGGCCGTGGAAGTGTGCCGCGCCACCGGGCAGCCGTTCAGCAGCTTCCAGACCGGGCGCACGGTGGCCAGCCGGCCCTTCCGCATCATCAAAACGGCCCTCACCCGCGAGCGGGAAGTGCTGTATGCGCGCATCAACCAGCGCGTCGACGAGATGCTGGCTGCTGGTCTGCTCGCCGAAGTGGAAAGCCTGCTGCCCTTCCGCCACCACAACGCCCTGCAAACCGTGGGCTACCAGGAAATCTTTGGCTACCTCGACGGCCTCTACGACTGGGAAGAAGCCGTGCGCCTGCTCAAGCGCAACACCCGGCACTACGCCAAGCGCCAGCTCACCTGGCTCCGCCGCGACGCGGAGTATCAGTGGGTTGAATTGTTGAATGGCTGA